The following coding sequences are from one Streptomyces sp. NBC_01431 window:
- a CDS encoding pyridoxal-dependent decarboxylase, with amino-acid sequence MAREAETHADIPFGPEDTPWQKTFSGLRVVGGRPYGTPPSSDPRAAYIGVPEVPHHKVQLPPTGLDAEQYTEAEALFRRHIDTQTRNFAGYQVTSDLDYEQRLGHYLNRHLNNVGDPYQSSSYTLNSKVLERAVLDYFASLWHAKWPHDPEDPESYWGYVLTMGASEGNLYGLWNARDYLSGKPLRTHHREPGDVAFEQAPRGEGPHDFHPVAFFSEDTHYSLTKAVRALDIDTFHALGCTRYPDENPLAPGTPWPREVPSTEDGAIDIDQLAVLVRFFASRGYPILVSLNYGSTFKGAYDDVEAVARTVRDICAEHGLDNRRVHRDGDTNSEPDERSGYWLHVDGALGAGYAPYLEMARDAGMVEQAPPTFDFRLFDVHSLTMSGHKWMGTPWACGVFMTRTGLQMAPPKASEYIGAADTTFAGSRNGFSSLLMWDYLARHSYDDQARLAAECDGLAAYTHERLLALQEQLGQDLWVARSPQSLSIRFRQPHAAIVRRYSLSSETVNVDGAARTYVHMYAMSHLTRQRVDELIGELRQPGAFPLAPPTGTAADGARTAQPAEPVAEPAAR; translated from the coding sequence ATGGCTCGTGAAGCCGAAACGCATGCAGACATACCCTTCGGTCCCGAAGACACCCCGTGGCAGAAGACCTTCAGCGGCCTACGTGTCGTCGGGGGCCGCCCCTACGGCACACCCCCGTCCTCCGACCCCCGGGCGGCCTACATCGGTGTGCCCGAAGTACCGCACCACAAGGTGCAGTTGCCTCCCACCGGACTGGACGCGGAGCAGTACACCGAGGCCGAGGCGCTGTTTCGCCGTCACATCGACACCCAGACGCGGAACTTCGCCGGCTACCAGGTCACCAGCGATCTCGATTACGAACAACGCCTGGGGCACTATCTCAACCGGCACCTCAACAACGTCGGAGACCCCTACCAGTCCAGCTCGTACACGCTCAACTCCAAGGTGCTTGAGCGGGCCGTACTCGACTACTTCGCCTCGCTGTGGCACGCGAAGTGGCCGCACGATCCGGAGGATCCCGAGTCGTACTGGGGCTACGTCCTCACCATGGGCGCCAGCGAGGGGAACCTGTACGGCCTGTGGAACGCGCGGGACTACCTGTCGGGCAAGCCCCTGCGCACCCACCACCGCGAGCCGGGCGATGTGGCCTTCGAGCAGGCACCGCGCGGCGAGGGACCGCACGATTTCCATCCGGTGGCGTTCTTCTCCGAAGACACCCACTACTCACTGACCAAAGCGGTACGGGCACTGGACATTGACACTTTCCACGCCCTGGGCTGCACGCGCTACCCCGACGAGAACCCGCTCGCACCGGGAACCCCATGGCCGCGGGAGGTGCCCTCCACCGAGGACGGCGCCATCGACATCGACCAACTGGCCGTCCTGGTGCGCTTCTTCGCCAGTCGCGGCTACCCGATCCTGGTCAGCCTCAACTACGGGTCCACCTTCAAAGGCGCTTACGACGACGTCGAGGCGGTCGCCCGCACGGTGCGCGACATCTGCGCCGAACACGGGCTGGACAACCGGCGCGTCCACCGCGACGGCGACACGAACAGCGAGCCCGACGAGCGGTCGGGATACTGGCTGCACGTCGACGGGGCGCTCGGAGCCGGTTACGCGCCCTACCTGGAGATGGCCCGGGACGCCGGCATGGTGGAACAGGCCCCGCCGACCTTCGACTTCCGGCTCTTCGACGTGCACTCACTGACCATGAGCGGCCACAAATGGATGGGGACGCCGTGGGCGTGCGGAGTGTTCATGACCCGCACCGGACTCCAGATGGCCCCGCCCAAGGCATCGGAGTACATCGGCGCCGCCGACACCACCTTCGCGGGCTCCCGCAACGGCTTCTCCTCGCTGCTGATGTGGGACTACCTGGCCCGTCACTCCTACGATGACCAGGCCCGGCTCGCGGCCGAGTGCGACGGCCTCGCCGCCTACACGCACGAGCGACTTCTCGCGCTACAGGAGCAGCTGGGCCAGGACCTGTGGGTGGCACGCAGCCCGCAGTCGCTTTCCATACGGTTTCGCCAGCCACACGCGGCCATCGTCCGCCGCTACTCCCTGTCCAGCGAGACCGTGAACGTGGACGGCGCCGCGCGCACCTACGTCCACATGTATGCGATGAGCCACCTCACCAGGCAACGCGTCGACGAACTCATCGGCGAGCTGCGACAGCCGGGCGCCTTCCCTCTGGCCCCGCCCACCGGGACCGCCGCCGACGGAGCGCGCACGGCTCAACCGGCCGAACCGGTGGCCGAGCCGGCGGCCCGCTGA
- a CDS encoding alpha/beta hydrolase — protein MDRFIRALIRWQAADQPAPARTLTVAELRSRYADSAARWCEGAAPEPIAAVADEQIDGRGGRFGVRAYLPMADRGRLVTYLHGGGWTVGDIDTHDRVCRRIAAALGAVVVSVDYRRAPEHPHPVPLQDGITAAAWAATAFPDRDHVIAGDSAGAALALGIAMHHRDHGGPGFAAQLLFYPPVDPHMRSKSLRTFGVGYLTEADDLRWYYEQYLPDPQSRTDPAVDLLDADHRDLPPTVIGTAGFDPLHDEGVELAARMAARGVAVQHVPAPDQVHGYLLLADIVPSAAAAMHRVLAAAEGALSLTPAAADHADRLNPAREASV, from the coding sequence ATGGACCGCTTTATCCGCGCCCTGATCCGATGGCAGGCCGCCGATCAGCCGGCGCCGGCGCGCACGCTCACCGTCGCCGAGCTGCGCAGCCGTTACGCCGACAGCGCGGCCCGCTGGTGCGAGGGCGCCGCGCCGGAACCGATCGCCGCGGTCGCGGACGAGCAGATCGACGGCCGGGGCGGCCGGTTCGGCGTCCGGGCGTATCTGCCGATGGCCGACCGGGGGCGTCTGGTGACGTATCTGCACGGCGGCGGCTGGACGGTCGGTGACATCGACACCCACGACCGGGTGTGCCGTCGCATCGCCGCCGCGCTCGGAGCGGTCGTCGTCTCCGTCGACTACCGCCGCGCGCCGGAACACCCGCACCCGGTCCCGCTCCAGGACGGCATCACCGCGGCCGCGTGGGCGGCCACCGCCTTCCCGGACCGCGACCACGTGATCGCCGGCGACAGTGCGGGGGCGGCGCTCGCCCTGGGCATCGCGATGCACCACCGCGACCACGGCGGCCCCGGGTTCGCCGCGCAGCTGCTGTTCTACCCGCCGGTCGATCCGCACATGAGGTCAAAGTCCCTCCGCACCTTCGGAGTTGGCTACCTGACCGAGGCGGATGACCTTCGGTGGTACTACGAGCAGTACCTGCCGGATCCGCAGTCCAGGACCGATCCGGCGGTCGACCTGCTCGACGCCGACCACCGCGACCTGCCACCGACGGTCATCGGCACCGCCGGATTCGACCCGCTGCACGACGAGGGCGTCGAACTGGCGGCCCGGATGGCCGCGCGCGGCGTCGCCGTCCAGCACGTACCGGCGCCGGACCAGGTGCACGGATACCTGCTCTTGGCCGACATCGTCCCCAGCGCCGCGGCGGCGATGCACCGCGTACTGGCGGCGGCGGAAGGGGCGTTGAGCCTGACGCCGGCCGCGGCGGATCACGCGGACCGGCTGAATCCTGCCCGGGAAGCCTCTGTGTGA
- a CDS encoding 3-oxoacyl-ACP synthase III family protein, with protein sequence MSPHTAPPVAILGTGSCVPDRVMSNAEVGAPAGVDDAWIVRKTGIRERRWAAPDQATSDLATGAARRALEAAGITADQLSAVVVGTSTPDHQQPATAAFVHQNLGGSRTAVSVFDVNAVCAGFMSALEAAHALVARTGGYALAIGADTYSRILNPADRRSVILFGDGAGAVVVGPADDAGRSIRTSAFHIHSGLTGLIRVPAGGSRRPYDPAAHDAGLQYFTMDGRAVREFFMSTVPGLTKQFLHDSEVLPSDIAHVVPHQANGLMLDEMAPTLDLPRATVHRTVHECGNTGAASVPLTLDRAARSGALRRGDLVLLLGMGGGMSISFTLVEW encoded by the coding sequence ATGAGCCCGCACACGGCACCACCCGTCGCGATCCTCGGTACCGGGTCCTGTGTCCCGGACCGGGTGATGTCCAACGCCGAGGTCGGTGCGCCGGCCGGTGTCGACGACGCCTGGATCGTCCGGAAGACCGGCATTCGCGAACGCCGTTGGGCCGCGCCCGACCAGGCGACGTCCGACCTCGCCACCGGCGCCGCACGGCGCGCGCTGGAGGCCGCCGGGATCACCGCGGACCAGTTGTCCGCCGTCGTCGTCGGAACCTCGACGCCGGATCACCAGCAGCCGGCGACGGCCGCCTTCGTGCACCAGAACCTGGGTGGGTCCCGGACGGCGGTCTCGGTGTTCGACGTGAACGCCGTCTGCGCCGGATTCATGTCCGCGCTCGAAGCGGCCCACGCGCTGGTCGCCAGGACCGGCGGATACGCCCTGGCCATAGGCGCCGACACGTACTCGCGGATCCTCAACCCGGCCGACCGCCGCTCCGTCATCCTGTTCGGCGACGGCGCCGGCGCGGTGGTCGTCGGGCCGGCCGACGACGCCGGCCGCTCCATCCGGACCTCGGCGTTCCACATCCACAGCGGTCTGACCGGCCTCATCCGGGTTCCCGCGGGCGGCAGCAGGCGGCCCTACGATCCGGCGGCGCACGACGCGGGCCTGCAGTACTTCACGATGGACGGTCGCGCCGTGCGGGAGTTCTTCATGAGCACCGTGCCGGGTCTGACCAAGCAGTTCCTGCACGACAGCGAGGTGTTGCCGTCCGACATCGCCCATGTCGTCCCGCACCAGGCCAACGGCCTCATGCTCGACGAGATGGCGCCGACGCTCGATCTGCCCCGCGCGACCGTGCACCGCACCGTGCACGAGTGCGGCAACACGGGGGCCGCGTCGGTCCCGCTGACCCTGGACCGCGCCGCCCGTTCCGGGGCGCTGCGCCGGGGCGACCTGGTCCTGCTGCTCGGCATGGGTGGCGGCATGTCGATCAGCTTCACGCTGGTCGAGTGGTGA
- a CDS encoding aldo/keto reductase → MEYRRLGNSGLHVPALSFGAGTFGGRGSLFSAWGDTDVKQARNLVDICLDAGVTMFDTADVYSEGQSEELLGAAVAGRRDRVLLSTKAGTPTGPEPWEMGTGRSRLIRSVDGSLRRLGVEHIDLFQLHAFDAGTPVEEVLAALDDLVRAGKIRYIGASNFAGWQLMKSLAAADRSGFPRYVAHQVYYSLAGRDYEWELMPLARDQGLGAVVWSPLGWGRLTGKVRKGQPLPESSRLHKTAAAAPPIDDERLYDLVDVLDDVAAETGRTVPQVALNWLLTRPTVATVIIGARNEEQLRDNLGAVGWNLESEQLARLDKASAVTPPYPYHLYYRLRGFTPLNPPLV, encoded by the coding sequence ATGGAATATCGACGGCTCGGAAACTCCGGCCTGCACGTCCCGGCTCTGAGTTTCGGCGCGGGTACGTTCGGCGGCCGGGGCAGCCTGTTCAGCGCCTGGGGCGACACCGATGTGAAGCAGGCCCGCAACCTGGTCGACATCTGTCTGGACGCGGGCGTCACGATGTTCGACACCGCCGACGTGTACTCGGAGGGCCAGTCGGAGGAACTCCTCGGCGCGGCCGTCGCCGGGCGGCGCGACCGGGTACTGCTGTCCACCAAGGCCGGTACGCCCACGGGGCCCGAGCCATGGGAGATGGGCACCGGCCGGTCCCGGCTTATCCGCTCCGTCGACGGCTCGCTGCGCCGGCTCGGCGTCGAGCACATCGACCTGTTCCAGTTGCACGCCTTCGACGCCGGTACCCCGGTCGAGGAGGTGCTCGCGGCGCTGGACGATCTGGTCCGCGCGGGCAAGATCCGCTACATCGGCGCGTCCAACTTCGCCGGATGGCAGCTGATGAAGTCGCTCGCCGCAGCCGACCGCTCCGGGTTCCCCCGCTATGTGGCGCACCAGGTCTACTACTCGCTCGCCGGACGCGACTACGAGTGGGAGCTGATGCCGCTCGCCCGTGACCAGGGTCTGGGCGCGGTCGTGTGGAGCCCGCTGGGCTGGGGCCGGCTGACCGGCAAGGTCCGCAAGGGACAGCCGCTCCCGGAGTCGAGCCGGCTGCACAAGACGGCCGCGGCCGCACCGCCGATCGACGACGAACGGCTCTACGACCTGGTCGACGTCCTTGACGACGTGGCCGCCGAGACGGGCAGGACCGTGCCTCAGGTCGCGCTGAACTGGCTGCTCACCCGCCCGACGGTGGCGACGGTGATCATCGGCGCCCGCAACGAGGAGCAGTTGCGGGACAACCTGGGCGCGGTCGGCTGGAATTTGGAGAGCGAGCAACTGGCCCGGCTCGACAAGGCCAGCGCGGTCACCCCGCCGTACCCCTACCACCTGTACTACCGACTGCGCGGGTTCACTCCACTGAATCCGCCCCTGGTGTGA
- a CDS encoding TetR/AcrR family transcriptional regulator codes for MPRSNAPRRPVGRPPVTSRQQILTAARGLIDEYGWEKLTVRRLASEIGVGTTTLYSHVRDKEDLLFLLIYEYAEQIPHPELPSDPRERIITAAVTIHDGLAAWPWAAEVLTTDGFIARLGDSFLWLVETILAGAVDAGCPPEQTVRIFRSIWYYTVGEILVRAHTSHRKMDEQDPTYLNPYFGKADGPLRHPHLAAIADRWATLAGQDTFAQGLRAFVDGLLAQSPAETSQSPNPEPS; via the coding sequence ATGCCCCGATCGAACGCACCGCGCCGGCCCGTCGGCCGACCCCCCGTGACCTCCCGCCAGCAGATCCTGACCGCGGCTCGCGGGCTCATCGACGAGTACGGCTGGGAGAAGCTCACGGTCCGCCGGCTCGCGTCCGAGATCGGCGTCGGGACGACGACCCTGTACTCACACGTGCGGGACAAGGAGGATCTGCTCTTCCTGCTGATCTACGAGTACGCGGAGCAGATTCCGCACCCCGAGCTGCCGAGCGATCCGCGGGAGCGGATCATCACGGCCGCCGTCACGATCCACGACGGTCTGGCGGCATGGCCCTGGGCGGCGGAGGTCCTCACCACCGACGGGTTCATCGCCCGGCTCGGTGACTCGTTCCTGTGGCTGGTCGAGACGATCCTGGCCGGAGCCGTCGACGCCGGATGCCCTCCGGAGCAGACCGTCCGGATCTTCCGCAGCATCTGGTACTACACCGTCGGCGAGATCCTCGTGCGCGCGCACACCAGCCACCGCAAGATGGACGAACAGGACCCCACCTACCTCAACCCCTACTTCGGCAAGGCCGACGGACCGCTCCGGCACCCTCACCTGGCCGCCATCGCCGACCGGTGGGCAACGCTGGCCGGGCAGGACACCTTCGCGCAGGGGCTCCGCGCTTTCGTCGACGGCCTGCTCGCGCAGTCCCCGGCGGAGACGTCGCAATCACCGAATCCGGAGCCGAGCTGA
- a CDS encoding ketoacyl-ACP synthase III family protein, with protein sequence MNTPVYIASAAAWIPPAESAHKAVADGKYNAKDLIPNNILCLPVVSDDTSVPDMAAIAGRRAMDRAADMVGDRVDMIVHASIYHQGRDYGWTSAPYVQRELGITGAFAVNVQQLSNGGMVAMDLAMAQLEAGRGTSALITSSDRFCPPGIDRWRGAYGIVLGDGATAMVLSTVGGFARIHAIESLTDASLEPLHRGSHPFTTSSQAEVEDLRAPKKSYLEEVGRESVMQRAEEALITLISSLLKTTGHELDDFARILMPNLGHELMGSQFLKPLGISPERSLMDWGRYTGHLGAGDLTAGVARLVEKKELRRGDHVLLIGAGGGYSLTAAVVEIESVPDWPDMTTDFTLPADITE encoded by the coding sequence ATGAACACCCCTGTTTATATTGCGTCCGCGGCCGCCTGGATTCCGCCGGCGGAATCGGCGCACAAAGCGGTGGCCGACGGAAAGTACAACGCCAAGGATTTGATCCCGAACAACATTCTCTGCCTGCCCGTCGTATCGGACGACACCTCGGTCCCCGACATGGCGGCGATCGCCGGGCGCCGGGCCATGGACCGGGCCGCCGACATGGTCGGCGACCGAGTGGACATGATCGTGCACGCCTCGATCTACCACCAGGGCCGCGACTACGGCTGGACGTCGGCCCCCTACGTCCAGCGTGAGCTGGGCATCACCGGCGCCTTCGCGGTGAACGTCCAACAGCTGTCCAACGGCGGCATGGTGGCGATGGACCTGGCGATGGCCCAGCTCGAAGCGGGCCGCGGGACCAGCGCCCTGATCACCAGCTCGGACCGTTTCTGCCCGCCCGGCATCGACCGCTGGCGCGGTGCCTACGGCATCGTCCTCGGTGACGGCGCCACCGCGATGGTCCTCTCCACGGTCGGCGGTTTCGCCCGCATCCACGCCATCGAGTCGCTCACCGACGCCTCCCTGGAACCCCTGCACCGCGGCAGCCACCCGTTCACCACGTCCTCCCAGGCCGAGGTCGAGGATCTGCGCGCGCCCAAGAAGTCGTACCTGGAGGAGGTCGGGAGGGAGTCGGTGATGCAGCGCGCCGAGGAGGCGCTGATCACTCTCATCTCTTCGCTGCTCAAGACCACCGGCCACGAACTCGACGACTTCGCCCGGATCCTGATGCCCAACCTCGGCCACGAGCTGATGGGTTCCCAGTTCCTCAAGCCGCTCGGCATTTCTCCCGAACGCTCGCTGATGGACTGGGGCCGCTACACCGGCCACCTGGGCGCGGGCGACCTGACCGCGGGCGTGGCCCGCCTGGTGGAGAAGAAGGAACTGCGCCGGGGCGACCACGTGCTCCTGATCGGCGCCGGCGGCGGCTACTCCCTGACCGCGGCGGTGGTCGAGATCGAGTCGGTGCCCGACTGGCCCGACATGACCACGGACTTCACCCTGCCCGCCGACATCACGGAATGA
- a CDS encoding ketoacyl-ACP synthase III family protein: MNIPVYIASAAAWIPAAESAAEAVASGNYPADDNAVNKIPCLPVATDEISVPDMGAIAGRRALDRAADVVGDQVDLILHASIYHQGRDHHWNSAPYIQRELGVTDALALNVEGMSNGGMAAMDLAMAQLEAGRGTSALITTADRFCPPGFDRWRGSYGIVFGDGATAMVLSTAGGFARIHAIESTTDASLEPLHRGTTAFTNAYGVVVDENLRTPKKSYLEEVGSESVLKRAEETLMSVISKVLGRTGNKLDDFARILLPNMGHGLMEAQFFKPLGIPAERTLWNWGRYAGHLGAGDLTAAVARLVEKKEVSQGDLVLLVGTGGGYSVTVAVLEIESVPAWAETTTDFDLPADVTV; this comes from the coding sequence ATGAACATCCCTGTCTATATCGCGTCGGCTGCGGCCTGGATTCCGGCCGCCGAATCGGCGGCGGAAGCGGTGGCTTCCGGCAACTACCCGGCCGACGACAACGCCGTGAACAAAATCCCCTGCCTGCCGGTGGCCACGGACGAGATATCAGTTCCCGACATGGGAGCGATCGCGGGGCGAAGAGCCCTCGACCGGGCCGCGGACGTGGTCGGAGATCAGGTCGATCTGATCCTGCATGCGTCGATCTACCACCAAGGCCGCGACCACCACTGGAATTCGGCTCCGTACATCCAGCGCGAGCTGGGCGTCACCGACGCCCTCGCCCTGAACGTGGAGGGAATGTCGAACGGAGGAATGGCGGCGATGGATCTGGCGATGGCCCAGCTCGAAGCCGGCCGCGGGACGAGCGCTCTGATCACCACCGCCGACCGGTTCTGTCCGCCCGGGTTCGACCGGTGGCGGGGTTCGTACGGCATCGTCTTCGGCGACGGCGCCACGGCGATGGTCCTCTCCACGGCCGGTGGTTTCGCCCGCATCCACGCCATCGAATCGACCACCGACGCCTCCCTGGAACCGCTGCACCGGGGCACCACCGCGTTCACCAACGCCTACGGGGTGGTCGTGGACGAGAATCTGCGCACTCCCAAGAAGTCGTATCTGGAGGAAGTCGGGTCGGAGTCGGTGCTGAAGCGCGCCGAGGAGACGCTGATGAGCGTCATCTCCAAGGTGCTGGGCCGGACCGGGAACAAGCTCGACGACTTCGCCAGGATCCTGCTGCCCAACATGGGGCACGGGCTGATGGAGGCCCAGTTCTTCAAGCCGCTGGGCATCCCGGCCGAGCGCACGCTGTGGAACTGGGGCCGCTACGCGGGGCACTTGGGCGCCGGCGACCTGACCGCGGCGGTGGCCCGCCTGGTGGAGAAGAAGGAGGTCAGCCAGGGCGACCTCGTACTCCTGGTCGGTACCGGTGGCGGCTACTCGGTGACCGTGGCGGTGCTGGAGATCGAGTCGGTACCGGCGTGGGCCGAGACCACCACGGACTTCGACCTGCCCGCCGACGTCACGGTGTGA
- a CDS encoding response regulator transcription factor yields MGIDVLVSDDLHLSRFSLAALLEQHEGIRVVGSVDSNFDALEFAEIYKPDVVIISFEGEDSDAIAFSDKIASLGCRSILLTTTVTRSLVRQAFAAGTGGMVERSMPPRQFFEAIRRVHQGERVFDTELTVAALSNSDCPLSTREFSVLEYFSRGDTVMEIAAQLHLSQGTVRNYLSSLVAKLGARSRIDALRIARDARWI; encoded by the coding sequence ATGGGAATCGATGTATTGGTGTCCGATGACTTGCATCTGTCCCGTTTCTCGCTTGCTGCATTGCTGGAGCAGCACGAGGGGATTCGAGTTGTTGGATCCGTGGACAGTAATTTCGACGCGCTGGAGTTCGCCGAGATCTACAAACCGGACGTGGTGATCATCAGCTTCGAAGGCGAGGACAGCGATGCGATCGCCTTTTCCGACAAGATCGCGTCCCTGGGCTGCCGGAGCATTCTGCTCACCACGACGGTGACCCGCTCGCTCGTCCGTCAGGCCTTCGCGGCCGGCACCGGCGGGATGGTCGAACGCAGCATGCCGCCCCGCCAGTTCTTCGAGGCCATCCGGCGGGTGCATCAGGGCGAGCGCGTCTTCGACACGGAGTTGACCGTCGCCGCGCTCAGCAATAGCGACTGCCCGCTGAGCACACGGGAGTTCTCGGTACTGGAGTACTTCTCCCGGGGTGACACGGTGATGGAGATCGCGGCGCAGCTGCACCTCTCTCAGGGCACCGTGCGCAACTACCTCTCCTCCCTGGTGGCGAAGCTCGGCGCGCGCAGCCGGATCGACGCCCTGCGGATCGCCCGGGACGCGCGCTGGATCTGA
- a CDS encoding DHA2 family efflux MFS transporter permease subunit, with protein MASTQVASEKTVVASGARPGTTLAAVSVVQFMVSLDLTVVNVGLPQIGSGLGFSEVGLTWVIHAYALTFGGLLLLGGKIADRFGHKRMMLFGLGLFGVASLVGGLAQNPGQLVAARAAQGIGAAAVAPAALALLSSTFPGGKERVKAFGIWSAVNASGGAVGVLVGGLLTQYAGWQWVMYINLPMAALALALAWRGIARDTPAARRGRPDVLGAVLATAGAALLVFGVVRTDQHSWTSPTTLITLAIAVVLLAAFIQVERTTKRDPLIRLGLFANRSVAGANIYMLLFGGAMASALYFVSLYLQRVLGGSPARAGAEFLPFMLGVVLGSTLAVKFGYKFAPRNMLITGGTLAALGYAWFGLIRPDGTFLVDVLGPSVLASVGIGLCLAPAVSIATGGVLPHEAGAASGVLNSTRQIGASLGLAALGTIAADRTGHAITPGSLNDGYALGMLVGAGILVCAVLIALFVLPRPARATADGA; from the coding sequence GTGGCAAGTACGCAAGTAGCGAGTGAGAAGACAGTCGTCGCGAGCGGGGCGCGGCCTGGGACCACCCTCGCCGCGGTCTCCGTCGTGCAGTTCATGGTGTCGCTGGACCTGACGGTGGTGAACGTCGGACTTCCCCAGATCGGCAGCGGCCTCGGCTTCAGCGAGGTGGGTCTGACCTGGGTGATCCACGCGTACGCCCTCACCTTCGGCGGCCTGCTCCTGCTGGGCGGCAAGATCGCCGACCGGTTCGGGCACAAGCGCATGATGCTGTTCGGGCTCGGCCTGTTCGGCGTCGCCTCCCTCGTCGGCGGCCTCGCGCAGAACCCCGGTCAGCTGGTGGCCGCGCGCGCCGCGCAGGGCATCGGCGCCGCGGCGGTCGCGCCGGCGGCGCTGGCGCTGCTCTCCTCGACCTTTCCCGGCGGCAAGGAGCGTGTGAAGGCCTTCGGCATCTGGAGCGCGGTGAACGCCTCCGGCGGTGCCGTCGGCGTCCTGGTCGGTGGTTTGCTCACCCAGTACGCGGGGTGGCAGTGGGTGATGTACATCAATCTGCCGATGGCCGCCCTGGCGCTGGCCCTGGCCTGGCGCGGCATCGCCCGGGACACCCCGGCCGCGCGCCGCGGCCGCCCGGACGTGCTGGGCGCCGTGCTGGCCACGGCGGGTGCGGCCCTGCTCGTGTTCGGTGTCGTCCGTACCGACCAGCACTCGTGGACCTCGCCGACCACCCTGATCACGCTGGCCATCGCCGTCGTGCTGCTGGCCGCGTTCATCCAGGTCGAGCGGACCACCAAGCGCGACCCGCTCATCCGCCTCGGCCTGTTCGCCAACCGCTCGGTCGCGGGCGCCAACATCTACATGCTGCTGTTCGGCGGCGCCATGGCCTCGGCCCTGTACTTCGTCTCCCTCTACCTCCAGCGGGTGCTTGGCGGCAGCCCGGCCCGCGCCGGAGCCGAGTTCCTGCCGTTCATGCTGGGTGTGGTCCTCGGCTCCACCCTCGCCGTCAAGTTCGGCTACAAGTTCGCCCCCCGGAACATGCTGATCACCGGTGGCACGCTGGCCGCGCTCGGCTACGCCTGGTTCGGTCTGATTCGTCCCGACGGAACGTTCCTGGTTGACGTCCTCGGCCCGTCCGTCCTCGCCAGCGTCGGCATCGGCCTGTGCCTCGCGCCGGCCGTCTCCATCGCCACCGGGGGCGTCCTGCCCCACGAGGCGGGAGCCGCCTCCGGCGTGCTCAACAGCACGCGCCAGATCGGTGCCTCGCTCGGTCTCGCCGCCCTCGGCACCATCGCCGCCGACCGCACCGGCCACGCGATCACGCCCGGCAGCCTCAACGACGGGTACGCGCTCGGCATGCTGGTCGGCGCCGGAATCCTCGTCTGCGCCGTCCTCATCGCGCTCTTCGTCCTGCCCCGGCCCGCCCGCGCCACCGCCGACGGAGCGTAG